The following are encoded in a window of Synechocystis sp. PCC 6714 genomic DNA:
- a CDS encoding type II toxin-antitoxin system YhaV family toxin: MNGWKIFAHPLFLEQVEELVAQVEHLRQKNPKEYKKKKATKRLAAIAKLAFDIIPQDPTRNEYQQGSTLGNSYKHWFRAKFFQQHRLFFRYHQESKIILLAWVNDENSKRAYESSTDAYKVFRKMLENGHSPNDWNDLLIEAKSVGDRLQKIVEVEF; the protein is encoded by the coding sequence ATTAATGGATGGAAAATATTTGCCCATCCCTTATTTCTTGAGCAAGTTGAAGAACTTGTGGCTCAGGTTGAACATTTGCGACAAAAGAATCCAAAAGAATATAAAAAGAAAAAAGCTACTAAGCGACTGGCGGCGATCGCCAAATTAGCCTTTGATATTATTCCCCAAGATCCAACCCGTAATGAATATCAACAAGGGAGTACGCTTGGGAATAGTTATAAACATTGGTTTAGGGCTAAGTTTTTTCAGCAGCATCGATTATTTTTTCGCTATCACCAAGAAAGCAAAATAATTCTCCTGGCTTGGGTTAATGATGAAAATTCTAAACGAGCCTATGAAAGCAGTACCGATGCTTATAAAGTCTTTAGAAAAATGCTTGAAAACGGTCATTCTCCCAATGATTGGAATGATTTATTAATAGAAGCTAAAAGTGTTGGCGATCGTTTACAAAAGATTGTTGAAGTTGAATTTTAA
- a CDS encoding type II toxin-antitoxin system PrlF family antitoxin, producing the protein MAGILAPCPESTLTDRYQTTVPDPVRKALGLNKRDKICYTIEPDGKVWISRVDQEENDPVLGKFLDFLAQDMDKNPQHIQAISSELVGRVQSLVSGVDVDLDAPLLDEDE; encoded by the coding sequence ATGGCTGGAATATTGGCCCCATGCCCAGAATCCACCCTTACGGATCGCTATCAGACCACAGTGCCCGATCCGGTTCGCAAAGCCTTGGGGTTAAATAAGCGAGATAAAATTTGCTACACCATCGAACCCGACGGCAAAGTGTGGATTTCCAGGGTTGACCAGGAAGAAAATGATCCAGTGCTGGGAAAATTTCTGGATTTTCTGGCACAAGATATGGACAAAAACCCCCAACATATCCAGGCAATTAGTTCTGAGCTTGTTGGTCGTGTGCAGTCCCTAGTATCGGGCGTTGATGTGGATCTCGATGCTCCCCTGTTGGATGAGGACGAATAG
- a CDS encoding DUF4160 domain-containing protein, with the protein MPKIFEDPRNGLTVFIYTNDHVPAHVHIFQGRKSSRNQPGIKINLGSEDQPPSLVTVDPSISNRDAIKALKLVAEHQELFLQEWNRIHGT; encoded by the coding sequence ATGCCTAAAATCTTTGAAGACCCTAGGAATGGGCTGACGGTTTTCATCTATACCAACGACCATGTCCCTGCCCATGTTCATATCTTTCAGGGTCGTAAAAGTTCCCGCAATCAACCGGGGATTAAGATCAATCTCGGTTCAGAGGATCAACCGCCCTCGTTAGTGACCGTTGACCCCAGTATCAGTAATCGGGATGCTATCAAAGCATTAAAGCTAGTGGCTGAACACCAAGAATTATTTTTGCAGGAGTGGAACCGTATTCATGGCACGTAA
- a CDS encoding DUF2442 domain-containing protein encodes MARNWTIDFSEEALADQIAQAKETAIADENAGPCARQVEYDHQRNLIVFYFANGSQFAVPPDLIQGLQGATVEQLNDVWLDRAGLSVHWPSLDADFSILSLVQGVFGTKAWMAEIGRQGGKQTSEAKRRSSRENGKKGGRPKGPVKAVKI; translated from the coding sequence ATGGCACGTAATTGGACGATAGATTTTAGCGAGGAAGCCCTTGCCGACCAAATAGCCCAGGCAAAAGAAACGGCGATCGCCGACGAAAATGCTGGCCCCTGTGCCCGCCAGGTTGAATATGACCATCAACGGAATTTAATTGTCTTTTATTTCGCCAATGGTTCACAGTTTGCCGTACCGCCAGATTTGATTCAGGGCTTGCAAGGGGCAACAGTGGAGCAATTAAATGATGTTTGGTTGGATCGGGCGGGGTTAAGTGTGCACTGGCCAAGTCTAGATGCAGATTTTAGTATTCTCAGCTTAGTTCAAGGAGTTTTTGGCACAAAGGCTTGGATGGCAGAGATTGGTCGTCAAGGAGGAAAACAGACTTCTGAAGCTAAACGGCGATCATCTCGTGAAAATGGCAAAAAGGGAGGGCGGCCAAAAGGCCCTGTAAAGGCAGTCAAAATTTAG
- a CDS encoding toxin-antitoxin system HicB family antitoxin — translation MGTLTIRMPDDKHSRLKQLAESRGISVNKLVEELSTIALTEFDAYNRFRLMAARGNVIEGLKLLDKLDGLS, via the coding sequence ATGGGTACTTTAACGATACGGATGCCGGATGATAAACACTCCAGACTTAAACAGCTTGCGGAGTCTAGGGGAATTAGTGTGAATAAGCTAGTTGAGGAGCTTTCAACCATTGCTCTGACTGAATTTGATGCTTATAATCGTTTTCGGTTAATGGCGGCCCGGGGTAACGTCATAGAGGGTTTAAAGCTTTTGGATAAGTTAGATGGATTAAGTTAA
- a CDS encoding putative toxin-antitoxin system toxin component, PIN family, whose translation MNNRIVIDTSVFVSALIGADGPSRKLIRYCLLGQYQPLIGNALFAEYEAVMGRKEIIDQCVLSQTEVVSLLEALMSVCEWVNIYYLWRPNLRDEGDNHLIELAISGNAHYIATNNVKDFQGTELIFPRLSILKPEHLLRG comes from the coding sequence GTGAATAATCGAATTGTCATTGACACCAGCGTTTTTGTGAGTGCCCTGATTGGTGCTGATGGGCCGAGTCGGAAACTGATTAGGTATTGTTTGTTGGGGCAGTATCAACCACTGATAGGAAATGCTTTATTTGCCGAGTATGAAGCTGTAATGGGACGTAAGGAGATTATTGACCAATGTGTTTTGAGCCAGACTGAGGTTGTTAGTTTACTAGAGGCTTTGATGTCGGTTTGTGAGTGGGTTAATATTTACTATCTGTGGCGACCCAATTTAAGGGATGAGGGAGATAATCATTTGATTGAGTTAGCAATCTCTGGTAATGCCCACTATATTGCAACCAACAATGTCAAAGATTTTCAAGGAACAGAGTTAATTTTCCCTCGCTTGTCAATTTTGAAACCAGAGCATTTACTAAGAGGCTAA
- a CDS encoding beta-lactamase hydrolase domain-containing protein yields the protein MVDIKKVSDEFLAGGQPTPEDLKQLAAEGFKSVVNLRLPDEAGVLADEQQLAEGEGLHYVNVPLQSTEAKAELTATVLSEVEKLPTPIYFHCGAGGRASASALIAFATQQKLSREAVLAKAEQLGINQEQPQLKQFLESFQ from the coding sequence ATGGTTGATATCAAAAAGGTAAGTGATGAATTTTTGGCAGGTGGACAGCCCACCCCGGAAGATTTGAAGCAGCTTGCCGCTGAAGGGTTTAAGTCAGTGGTGAATCTACGATTACCAGATGAAGCTGGAGTATTAGCAGATGAACAGCAACTTGCAGAGGGAGAAGGACTACACTATGTAAATGTGCCACTCCAATCTACAGAAGCCAAAGCTGAATTAACTGCAACCGTTCTTTCTGAAGTAGAGAAATTGCCAACTCCCATCTATTTCCATTGTGGCGCAGGAGGACGAGCCAGTGCCTCAGCTTTGATCGCATTTGCTACCCAACAGAAGTTAAGTCGGGAAGCTGTTTTGGCAAAAGCTGAACAATTAGGTATTAACCAAGAGCAACCTCAACTCAAGCAATTTTTAGAAAGCTTCCAATAA
- a CDS encoding MSMEG_0570 family nitrogen starvation response protein, with protein MPEVIFDIVWPDGSEDQFYSPSTVVNQYFQSGQTYELADFVRRSQKSLTLASERVRQVYGRPCSMAIAQLKKIETKAECFSRNPDPKVTIQNIDYD; from the coding sequence ATGCCCGAAGTTATATTTGATATCGTTTGGCCCGATGGTTCAGAGGATCAGTTTTATTCGCCCTCCACAGTGGTCAATCAATATTTTCAGTCCGGTCAAACCTACGAATTGGCAGATTTTGTGCGGCGATCGCAGAAATCTCTAACCCTTGCCAGTGAACGGGTGCGGCAAGTCTATGGCAGACCCTGCTCGATGGCGATCGCCCAACTCAAAAAAATTGAAACAAAGGCAGAGTGTTTTAGTCGCAATCCCGATCCCAAAGTCACTATCCAAAATATTGACTATGACTGA
- a CDS encoding sll0787 family AIR synthase-like protein, translating into MLTDLIIELRQTLGILHKQDIQLASRQGQLRLLGDGEAIRLGDDCAAIPDENGYLLLAAEGMAPSLITQDPWFAGWCSVLVNVSDIYAMGGRPIAVVDALWSKSSHQAQQIWAGMQAASARFNVPIVGGHTNTHSDYDALGVAILGRAKSLITSFDAQVGDRLILVSNFQGKPRPNAPYCWDAATMAETETLQKHWDLLPYLSENGLCKAGKDVSMGGIIGTALMLLETSKCGAILDLDAIPHPAGLDFRQWLLSFPSYGFLLSVRPQLVETVRACFQAEGLVAEAIATIQPGHNLTLKLGSESQLFWDLQQNPLTGFTGDS; encoded by the coding sequence ATGTTAACTGACTTAATTATTGAACTGCGGCAAACCCTCGGCATTTTGCACAAGCAGGATATTCAATTGGCATCCCGTCAAGGTCAACTGCGATTGCTCGGGGATGGTGAGGCGATTCGATTGGGCGATGATTGTGCTGCAATTCCAGATGAGAATGGCTATCTACTCCTTGCCGCTGAGGGGATGGCTCCCAGTTTAATTACCCAAGATCCTTGGTTTGCTGGGTGGTGCAGTGTTTTGGTAAATGTCAGTGATATTTATGCCATGGGGGGCAGACCGATCGCCGTGGTGGATGCCCTATGGAGTAAGTCTTCCCACCAAGCTCAGCAAATTTGGGCAGGGATGCAAGCCGCTTCGGCTCGATTTAATGTGCCCATTGTTGGCGGTCATACCAATACCCACAGTGATTATGATGCGTTGGGGGTGGCGATTTTAGGTCGGGCAAAGTCTTTAATCACGAGCTTTGATGCTCAGGTGGGCGATCGCCTGATTCTTGTAAGCAATTTTCAAGGCAAACCGCGACCCAATGCTCCCTATTGCTGGGATGCGGCAACGATGGCAGAGACAGAAACTTTGCAAAAACACTGGGATCTGTTGCCCTATCTTTCTGAAAATGGGCTATGTAAGGCGGGGAAAGATGTCAGTATGGGCGGCATTATTGGTACAGCATTAATGCTTTTGGAAACATCAAAATGTGGCGCAATCCTCGACCTTGATGCCATTCCCCATCCGGCAGGTCTAGATTTTAGGCAATGGCTACTTAGTTTTCCGAGTTATGGTTTTCTGCTGAGCGTGCGTCCTCAGCTAGTCGAAACGGTCAGGGCTTGTTTTCAGGCTGAAGGTTTAGTGGCAGAGGCGATCGCCACGATACAACCAGGTCATAATCTCACCCTTAAACTAGGTTCAGAGTCCCAACTATTTTGGGATTTGCAGCAAAACCCCCTCACTGGCTTTACAGGAGATTCATAA
- a CDS encoding MSMEG_0567/Sll0786 family nitrogen starvation N-acetyltransferase, with protein sequence MSNNRFQFELAESAAKIQGYFALRRAIFCEEQGIFSGHDFDEIDQFAYPIVALDTETPGKPTVAGVVRIYENEPNVWYGGRLGVHQNYRRVGRIGKGLIYKAVTAAHGWGCTKFLATVQLQNVRFFQRQHWHSLEEIEICDRPHHLMEADLDFYPPVVYARPKLDLALLQVS encoded by the coding sequence ATGTCAAACAATCGTTTTCAGTTTGAATTGGCAGAATCTGCGGCGAAAATTCAAGGGTATTTTGCCCTACGCAGGGCAATTTTTTGTGAGGAACAGGGTATTTTTTCGGGACATGATTTTGATGAAATTGATCAATTTGCCTATCCAATTGTTGCCCTCGATACGGAGACTCCTGGGAAACCTACGGTGGCAGGTGTGGTGCGGATTTATGAAAATGAACCAAATGTCTGGTACGGCGGTCGGCTAGGGGTACATCAAAATTATCGGCGAGTGGGTCGCATTGGCAAGGGTTTGATTTATAAGGCTGTTACTGCGGCCCATGGTTGGGGTTGTACTAAGTTTTTGGCAACGGTGCAATTGCAAAATGTGCGTTTTTTTCAGCGGCAACATTGGCATTCGCTTGAGGAAATTGAGATCTGCGATCGCCCCCACCATTTAATGGAAGCGGATTTAGATTTTTATCCCCCCGTGGTCTATGCCCGACCGAAGCTCGATCTTGCTTTATTGCAGGTTTCTTAG
- a CDS encoding MSMEG_0568 family radical SAM protein — MNKQRLITELQSKGLRLVDPNAKDLGRKGGAGPSDHRAVTVDGTTVMVPIYTSTAAASPYSINLASMPPKTVLSKGDKEIAAIALPHQPKFYDLKTADGIPYSHIALLHSNNVLATTVQQTCIRYRDESTVCQFCAIEKSLDAGRTITRKLPEQLAEVTEAAVRLDGIEQVIMTTGTPNSGDRGAAYLTKCAAAIKARVNIPIQAQCEPPDDFIWFERMKAAGVDSLGMHLEAVDPDVRAKIMPGKAEVPVSYYYEAYEAAVKVFGWGQVSTYLLAGLGDSFETLVEASEKLVNMGVYPFVVPFVPISETPLANHPAPDSDFMFALYQRVGTIIKQSQISSADMKAGCAKCGACSALSTFEK; from the coding sequence ATGAATAAGCAACGTCTCATCACAGAACTGCAATCCAAAGGGTTGCGACTGGTCGATCCAAACGCCAAAGATCTTGGGCGTAAAGGCGGTGCAGGGCCTTCAGATCATCGGGCAGTGACGGTGGATGGGACGACGGTGATGGTGCCAATCTATACTTCCACCGCTGCGGCATCACCCTACAGTATCAACCTTGCATCCATGCCCCCAAAGACGGTTTTGAGCAAAGGGGACAAAGAAATTGCGGCGATCGCCCTGCCCCATCAACCCAAATTCTATGATTTGAAGACGGCAGATGGTATTCCCTATTCGCACATTGCGCTACTGCACAGCAACAACGTTTTAGCGACGACGGTTCAGCAAACCTGTATACGTTATCGCGACGAGTCCACGGTTTGTCAATTTTGCGCCATAGAAAAATCCCTTGATGCAGGTCGCACGATCACCCGTAAATTACCGGAACAGTTAGCCGAGGTCACAGAAGCCGCAGTCCGGTTAGACGGTATCGAACAGGTGATCATGACAACGGGGACGCCCAATTCCGGCGATCGTGGTGCAGCCTACCTGACAAAATGTGCAGCAGCCATTAAAGCGCGGGTCAATATTCCCATTCAGGCCCAGTGTGAACCCCCCGATGATTTTATTTGGTTCGAGCGCATGAAAGCCGCTGGTGTCGATAGTTTGGGAATGCATCTCGAAGCGGTTGATCCAGATGTTCGTGCCAAAATTATGCCCGGAAAAGCCGAGGTTCCAGTTTCCTATTATTACGAAGCTTATGAAGCCGCCGTTAAAGTTTTCGGTTGGGGACAGGTCAGCACCTATCTCTTAGCAGGACTAGGAGATAGCTTTGAAACCTTAGTAGAAGCCTCGGAAAAGCTGGTCAATATGGGTGTTTACCCTTTTGTTGTTCCCTTCGTACCCATTTCCGAAACACCTTTAGCCAATCACCCCGCGCCGGACAGTGATTTTATGTTTGCCCTGTATCAGAGGGTCGGCACAATCATTAAGCAATCACAGATTTCTTCAGCAGATATGAAGGCAGGCTGTGCGAAATGTGGTGCTTGTTCAGCATTATCAACATTTGAAAAATAG
- a CDS encoding Nit6803 family nitrilase, whose amino-acid sequence MLNYTKNIRAAAAQISPVLFSQQGTMEKVLDAMANAAKEGVELIIFPETFVPYYPYFSFIEPPVLMGKSHLKLYQEAVTVPGKVTQAIAQAAKTHGMVVVLGVNEREEGSLYNTQLIFDADGALVLKRRKITPTYHERMVWGQGDGAGLRTVDTTVGRLGALACWEHYNPLARYALMAQHEQIHCGQFPGSMVGQIFADQMEVTMRHHALESGCFVINATGWLTAEQKLQITTDEKMHQALSGGCYTAIISPEGKHLCEPIAEGEGLAIADLDFSLITKRKRMMDSVGHYARPDLLQLTLNNQPWSTLEANPVTPNAIAAVRDPELPETIEALPHNPIFSH is encoded by the coding sequence ATGCTGAATTATACAAAAAATATTCGGGCGGCAGCGGCACAGATTAGTCCTGTTCTTTTTAGTCAACAAGGAACTATGGAAAAAGTTCTGGATGCGATGGCTAATGCCGCAAAAGAAGGGGTAGAACTAATTATTTTTCCTGAAACTTTTGTGCCCTATTACCCTTATTTTTCCTTTATCGAACCGCCGGTTTTAATGGGGAAAAGTCATCTAAAGCTTTATCAAGAAGCTGTTACTGTGCCGGGGAAAGTCACCCAGGCGATCGCCCAAGCCGCTAAAACCCATGGAATGGTCGTGGTGTTAGGGGTTAATGAGCGCGAAGAAGGCTCGCTGTACAACACACAACTAATTTTTGATGCAGATGGTGCGCTGGTGCTAAAACGTCGCAAAATCACGCCGACCTACCATGAACGGATGGTTTGGGGGCAAGGGGATGGTGCAGGTCTGAGAACGGTAGATACTACGGTTGGACGCTTGGGAGCCTTGGCATGTTGGGAACATTACAATCCCCTAGCCCGTTATGCGCTCATGGCGCAACATGAACAAATCCACTGTGGGCAATTCCCCGGCTCGATGGTGGGTCAGATTTTCGCGGATCAAATGGAAGTGACCATGCGGCATCATGCTTTGGAATCCGGTTGTTTTGTGATTAATGCAACGGGTTGGTTGACAGCGGAGCAAAAGTTACAAATTACCACCGACGAAAAAATGCATCAAGCCTTAAGTGGTGGTTGTTATACGGCAATTATTAGCCCCGAAGGGAAACATCTCTGTGAACCAATTGCTGAGGGAGAAGGGTTGGCGATCGCCGATTTAGATTTTTCGCTCATCACTAAACGCAAACGCATGATGGATTCGGTGGGACATTATGCCCGACCTGATCTATTACAACTAACCCTCAACAATCAGCCTTGGTCAACCCTAGAAGCCAACCCGGTTACGCCAAATGCTATTGCGGCAGTAAGGGATCCAGAGCTACCGGAAACCATCGAGGCATTGCCCCACAATCCGATTTTTAGCCATTAA
- a CDS encoding MSMEG_0572/Sll0783 family nitrogen starvation response protein — translation MPEVTKPAHQTGDFLVDYEEKVFPDVQAEPGEKALITFHTVAFEGSIGLVNLMQASRLIKKGFETSVLLYGPGVTLGVQRGFPKLGDEGFPGHLTMNERIVKIMETGGKVYACRFALQALYGHGEPSLIPGIRPINPLDVMDLILMHRKDGAFILDTWTM, via the coding sequence ATGCCAGAGGTAACTAAGCCAGCTCACCAAACAGGTGATTTCTTAGTAGATTACGAGGAAAAAGTTTTTCCTGATGTCCAAGCTGAACCCGGTGAAAAAGCACTCATTACTTTTCATACAGTGGCGTTTGAAGGCTCCATTGGCTTAGTAAATTTAATGCAAGCTAGCCGCTTAATCAAAAAAGGCTTTGAAACGTCTGTTTTGCTCTATGGTCCCGGTGTTACCCTCGGTGTACAAAGGGGTTTTCCTAAGCTTGGGGATGAAGGTTTTCCGGGTCACCTGACGATGAATGAACGTATTGTAAAAATCATGGAAACAGGTGGTAAGGTTTATGCTTGTCGCTTTGCACTGCAAGCACTTTATGGCCATGGCGAGCCTTCTCTAATCCCCGGTATTCGTCCGATCAATCCCCTAGACGTGATGGATTTAATCTTGATGCACCGTAAGGATGGTGCGTTTATTCTTGATACTTGGACAATGTAA
- a CDS encoding MSMEG_0569 family flavin-dependent oxidoreductase — translation MKKNHYSVIIVGGGQAGLAISYLLKQESIDHIIFEKNQIGYAWRNQRWDSFCLVTPNWQCRLPGFPYAGGDDQGFMVKDEIVQYLEDYAASFRAPILEGVGVSKLSQRADAFEVITSQGTYTADQVVVATGGYHTPKIAAIAKKLPPHIVQLHSVDYKNPETLPDNVLLIGTGQSGCQIAEDLHLAGKTVHLATGSAPRSPRRYRGRDVVEWLELMGYYDLPIDEHPQKEMVRHKTNHYLTGRDGGREIDLRQFALEGMHLYGRLKDIDVNQILFADNLKENLDQADATAARIKQNIDEYIAKNQLDAPIEAPYQPVWEPTSTPLALNIDEIEAVVWSTGFNFNYAWVDVPVFNSMGEPLHDRGVTNVAGLYFLGLPWLYTWGSGRFSGVARDAEYLAEKIRETLPAGQINPCTVA, via the coding sequence ATGAAAAAAAATCACTATTCCGTCATTATTGTTGGTGGAGGACAGGCGGGCTTAGCGATTAGTTATCTCCTAAAACAAGAAAGTATTGACCACATTATTTTCGAGAAAAATCAAATTGGCTATGCTTGGCGTAATCAACGTTGGGATTCTTTTTGTTTAGTTACGCCCAATTGGCAATGTCGGTTACCCGGTTTTCCCTATGCAGGGGGTGATGATCAGGGTTTTATGGTGAAGGACGAAATTGTCCAATATCTTGAGGATTATGCGGCATCTTTCCGAGCTCCTATCCTTGAGGGGGTAGGGGTTTCTAAGCTTAGTCAACGGGCTGATGCTTTTGAGGTGATTACCAGCCAAGGAACTTACACCGCCGATCAAGTGGTGGTTGCCACTGGGGGCTACCATACACCAAAAATTGCGGCGATCGCCAAAAAACTACCTCCCCATATTGTCCAGTTACATTCGGTAGACTACAAAAATCCAGAAACCTTGCCAGATAACGTTTTATTAATTGGCACAGGTCAATCGGGCTGTCAAATTGCTGAAGACTTACACTTAGCGGGCAAAACCGTCCACCTTGCCACCGGCAGCGCACCCCGTTCACCCCGCCGCTACCGAGGGAGAGATGTGGTCGAGTGGTTAGAGTTGATGGGCTATTATGATCTACCCATTGATGAGCATCCCCAAAAGGAAATGGTACGCCACAAAACAAACCACTATTTAACAGGTCGTGATGGTGGCAGAGAAATTGATCTGCGTCAATTCGCCCTTGAGGGTATGCATCTCTACGGACGGCTCAAGGATATTGATGTAAATCAAATTCTATTTGCCGATAATCTCAAGGAAAATCTCGATCAAGCAGACGCAACAGCCGCCAGAATTAAACAAAATATTGATGAATATATTGCCAAAAATCAGCTTGATGCTCCCATCGAAGCACCCTATCAGCCCGTTTGGGAACCAACTTCCACACCCCTTGCCCTAAATATCGATGAAATTGAGGCGGTTGTTTGGTCCACTGGTTTTAATTTTAATTATGCTTGGGTCGATGTTCCCGTATTTAATTCGATGGGGGAACCGCTACATGATCGGGGCGTGACTAATGTGGCAGGGCTATATTTCTTGGGTTTACCTTGGTTATATACCTGGGGTTCTGGGCGATTCTCAGGGGTTGCCCGTGATGCGGAATATTTAGCGGAGAAAATTAGAGAAACACTGCCCGCCGGTCAAATAAATCCTTGTACGGT